The following nucleotide sequence is from Channa argus isolate prfri chromosome 9, Channa argus male v1.0, whole genome shotgun sequence.
CTATCCTTCCTGCACCTATTGCATATATTGCTATTTGCATAGACTCACTGTGCTTCACTCCACACCACACTCCCCTCCACCGCTCTATAAGATGCATGACTTAACAGTTAATTTATTTGATCTTGTCCTCATCCATTTACCAGGAGAAGATCAAGCGTATTCAGCAAATTCGTATAGAGAAAGAACGGCGTGCACAGCAAATTCTCGAGGTTTGTTCTGAAAGTTATTGCAGAAACATTCTAAGAcacttcctttctgctgttGATAGGATTTTAAAAAGCCCTACCAAAGGCTATTCCTAAATTACGTGGTCCGTCTTTTGGTCACATCTAGCGAGTGCATGTGACTAATGCCTAATTGGGTTTTTGCAAAAGTGCCATTGAATATGAAAATCTCCTTAGGCTGTGATGGTGCTTAatgcaaaatacagtatttcattAGGGAAGAGGTGGCTCACTGTTTACCATGACTAGGTAAAATACCTGTTTTCCATGCCTTCATTAAAAGAAGCTGTGaagtatttttcaaattttcaaattttagtTGACACAGTTGGGAAGCTGCTCTTAACAGAATTTCATTGGGGCTATAATTACTGATTGAAATTTATCTTAATTTATTCTTACTGCCTGCTGGTGTTTTATAATAACCACAGCCATTTTGTCTCTTATTGTTAATGGGTGGGAATAATCATCCCACTGCTCAAGATTACAATGTGTTTGATTTGATATTAATAACGAACTCTGTGTGGAATGTAAACCGTCGGACAGAATAATCAAGCAGCACATACAAGACTGGCACATAATATAACAAgccatatttaaatgtatttttcaagtTGGAGataatttcacttttgtttttaataatcatGTGGTGTACATTCTATGTGCCTTTGGAAGGAGTCAGTCACTTTTGTTGCATGACCAAAAACACCTATTTGGTTTACACAggcgaaaagaaaaaaaaaagaagcagcagccaGTGCGAAAATATTGGAAGCTGAGAAACGGAACAAGGCAAGTAAAATGAAATTTGCAAAAGCATTTACAGCAAGAGGCCTGGACTTCTTGCAAGACTGTTGGTGAATACAACAAGAAAGCCAGCCATTTCTGTATGCCATATTattgtgtaaatgttaaaaaataggTTTTAGTTTCTAACTGAGCTAATCTTTATTTTATAGGAGAAAGAGATGCGAAGACTTCAAGCTGTTATACTGAAGCACCAGGTGGGTTGTTTCCCACAACAAAATCCACGGTTACTGTGTTGTAGTTGAATGTCCTAGAGATCGTATCGGACTAATCACCATTTGTTCACTGAAttctttcaaattatttttagactttgtctttttagtctattttattttaccatattgTAGTTTGGATATTTTCTTGCACTGAATGTCTTGTGTGATTTTCTATTTCTTAATACTATGCCAACTTTTTCTACCAGGAGGTGGAGAGGCATAGACTAGATATGGTATGGGTATGTTTGTTTCTGCGCATTTAACAAACAATTGTGAGCGTGATGTGATAGACTGTATGGATGCCATAATAGTCATAGTACATCCCTCTGCATGGCTTTTCCAGAAATCCACACTCCATACTACAAGTCTGTGATGCTTGTCTACCTAGAAATGCCCTCATGGCAGTGCACTCTGATAGCCTGAACAAACATCAATTGCCCATtgcattgtttctgttttggacTTTTCATATTAGGTGCAGAAATtccattaactgtttttttttttgttttgtttgtttttttaaccctcTGAAAAAGTCAATATACACAATTTATATTTGCCACCACTGAGTAAATAATTCTGATTTTGGAACTtacaatgttttgttatttacaatttacagtaaatctttATTGGGTCGTTTATTTGTGTCACTAAATCTACCTGAGCTGCAAGGAAAGTGATTACACAGTAGGTGGACTATAGagttaaatattacattttttttgtccttttggtttatcctgtgagttcagggtcaccacagtggatcagtagtccgcatgttgatttgatacagtttttcctgacgcaaccctcccctatttctaccgggcttgggacggATGTGGATAGGCATGGGCTGATGGGGCTTCActatcttgcccagggacacttcgacatgtggacGGGCAGAGCGGGGCACGAACcttccgaccctatggtcggtaggtggccactctaccaactgagccactgccgcccctatagtttaaatattcaaatacagTTGAATAGTATGTCTGGATAGCTTATCAGTTGACTGGAAATACATTGACTGTCCTCCATGCCACAACTTAATATCTGCTGCTTATAGTTATAAAATTCTTTACTGCTTGCCAACACTATCAGTATAATAATTACTGTCTCTAACTTTGAGCTTATGCTTTGTTTGCAATTCACAAcccttttagtgttttttgtaTCCTGGTGCCACATGTACATTTGATTTAACTGATTATAGATGTCTTTACAACTAAACTACAGGCTACATCTAAACAAAGCACAATCTGCAACACTTGCAATACACATTGATCTTTGCTGCTACTGTATATCTGCTAAGCATGCTGTGTCATTCATACTGTGTTTTGTATCTTTAAGCCTTTTTGCTCTTTATAAATTTATAGAAACTgtaaatagaatagaatagaaacaAAGTGTCTGTGCTTGGCTAGGAGAGGGAAAGACGCAGGCAGCACATGATGCTCATGAAGGCTGTGGAGGCCCGTAAGAAGGCAGAGGTGGGTAGCTGTTTTTACTTCTGCTTGTATTCTGCTTATTTCTTCCTTCTGTATCCTGCtactttttgtcctttcttttaTGTGGAAATCCTGTAACCTTTACAGTGCAGTACAGTCAGTTAATCtctcttttaaatttttatgacTCAACATTGTGCTAACTTTTTTTGACCAATATAGTTCTAAACACCATATTCTGCAGCAATGTCAATGACACTTTGTTTTGACTATAGGAAAAGGAGCGtttgaagaaagagaagaaagatgaGAAACGGTTAAACAAGGAAAGGAAACTGGAGCTCAAAAGACTGGAACTAGAAAAAGCAAAGGAGCTGAAGAAGCCAAATGAAGACATGTGTTTAGCAGATCATAAGGTATCCACACACTATGGAGCTGTTGGCAGATGATAATGGGAGTCCATGTATGTCACCACAGATAGTCTCCATCTGTGGAGTAGATGTATGTGGAAAGATTGGATTTTTCACCAGCACAAGGATTTTTAGATGTAGAAATCAATTAATGTAATCACTGTAGGAATATAGGcgcaaacaaaatgtaaatgtgttgtttcaCTATCAGATATGCGATCAGATaagccaaaacaaaataatattgtcACTGAAAGCATCTGGATTGAttcaaaagaaaactgttaGATTGTAATACTGCCACCAAGTGGCTGTTGATATCACAACCCCAACCAGGCATTGCTGATCTAACCTGTGTTCATACCATTTCTTTAACTGAACCAATGAAACAAATTAATCTGAAATAACTCATTTCAGATAGTGTAATCAAATCTGTAATCTTCCTAAAACCATAAAAAATCGtcaacatatttgttttggatGTTTGATCTACAGAGATTTGACATGATCATGAATgtcaattaaatttaaatttaaaaatgttgtgtttctctttagCCACTTCCATTATTGTCCCATATTCCTGGGCTGGTCTTACCAGGAAGCACCTTCTCTGAGTGCCTAATGGTGCTGCAGTTTCTGCACAGCTTTGGAAAGGTTCTGGGGTTGGACCGAAATTCAACCATGCTTAACCTCAGTGACCTTCAGGCTGGCCTGCTCAACATCGGGAACAGTATGGGGAAAGTGCAGGACCTTATTGTGAGCATGCtctcagcagctgtgtgtgatcCTGGAATAGCTGCAGGTTACAAGGTGAGCGTCTAGCATTGTAATTGTACAATTTGTGCGGTagtttattataaatgttttctctgctgtaaatgaaatgtgtacGTACAAATGCGTACAAAAACTCAAAATGTCTTCAGATGTGCTGTAACTACTGTACAAATATCACTTTAAATGACTTGGAGTACTAcagaaatagttttattttatttacaaatgtctTTGATTTGAACTACAAGATTTGGTAAAGAAATTGGTTTTGGAAACGCTGTGACTAAACTCCATCCTTTATACTTTCTTTCAGAACAAGACCAGCTTGGGGGACCACTTGACTAATGTGAAGATCAACCGGGACAATGTATCTGAGATCCTGCAGATCTACATGGAGGCTCATTGTGAGCAGACAGAGCTAGTGGCTCTGGCTCACAGCCTCAGAACTAAGCCTTTTCAGGCCCACAGTCCATCACAGAAGGCCTCCCTACTAGCATTCCTTGTTAATGAACTCTGCACCAGTAAAGCTGTAATCAGGTAAaggttcttcttctttctgaaacttgttttgtcattttattgtttcagtaCATTAAAACCTGTTCTTTGGgtatttgatacattttgtttgcttgtaCCTTGAAAAATTCAAGTATAAACAATTGACTCCTGTGTGTTTTAAGAAAAGAAGTTAATCCCTGTGCTCGAAAGTGGAATGTtgacttgttttatttatgaattttgATGAAATAGCAGAAGAATCAAAAGGAATATGACAAATCTTGATCTAATGTTACTCAAGGTTACATCAAACTGTATCatcaattttttattataaatggtAACACTTTGAAACACATTATAATCCTATTGTTGTGTGGTGCAAACATATCATCTTTTTTGGTTATCCTGTACAAATAGGACAAACAAACgaacaaattttaatattttctcattcgttTCAGTGAGATTGACAAAAATATAGATCACATGACCAGCCTGAGAAAGGATAAATGGGTTGTTGAGGGAAAGCTTCGCAAGTGAGTATATGTTTCATTTGCACAAATATCAGTGAATGAGATTGTGACGTTGAAACAACCTCAAAATTGTATCTATGTTACAAGCAACGTTTACtttctctacttttttttttttaaagactgagAAACATCCATGCTAAGAAGATATCAAAGAGAGACTGCAGTGGGGGAGGGGAGAATAGCCCCATCTTTGTTATCTCCACTTCTAGAAACAAGTGTAAGAGGAAAGAAGGCGAaagtgaggaagaagaggatgaggatgatgacaGTGAGGACCAAGGAGACGATGAGGAGGatgacgaggaggaggaggaggaagaggaagaagattcAGGGggaaagaaagtaaagaaagcAGAGATATGTGAAGAGGAGGTCAGTGGGAGAATGATGCTTTTACTGAGGCTGTGGCTAATACACAGTTGGTAGTGGTAAAATTCAGCCAGTCCACAAGTCTCACACTTAGATCTTTTCATTTAGGATGATAGTGTACACTCAGCCAGTGTGGATGAACTGGAGAAACAGATTGAGAAAACCTACAAGGTAAATTAAACCCTTTAAGATACTTGTTTATCAGGCTGAGCTTATCAGTCAGTTCAATCAGGATTcaaccagtttttttttgtgtctcttaaGCAACAGAGTCAAATCAGACAGAAGCTATTCGACTCATCTCATTCACTGCGCTCCATGATGCTTGGACAGGACCGCTACAAGAGACGTTACTGGGTGCTTCCACAGTGTGGCGGCATTTTTATTGAAGGCATGGAGAGTGATGAAGGTGCAAACCCAAACTGATTgctcagttttcatttatttgttcatcaTGTCCCAGATGTAGAGTTTTCATTAGTTTTCAGCACTTTGTCTAAACTGCCATTTCTTTTCATTCAGGTTATgaagagggggagaaagagaagaaacaaatgaaaacggCACAGGTGGTCAGGGTAAAAGAAGAGCAGCTAGAAGAGACAAGAAAGCCAGTGGTACCCATTCCAGGACAGAGCACAGTTGGTGATATAACAACACCAGAGAGACAGCAGGACAAAGACAGTCTCAatcttttctttcaaaaacctGACTCCATATCTAAGCTCAGCAAACTCCTTGAAGTAGCTAAAATGAATCAAGATTCAAACTGTCACAACAGCCTGAACAGTCATTCTGCCAAAGTCCTTACTACTGTGTCTTCTCCATCATATCTGTCCTCTCAAAGAGAAATACCTCACAGTCCCCCATCTGCAATGTCTCAGCAGGAACTCACTGATAAAGCAGATACTTTCGTGCCATTGCTGCCCAGTGCTTCTCAGCTCAAAAGCAGCCCCTGGACAACCTGCAGCCCTCAGTATATCCTTCATGAGGAGGATCTCTCCAAGATTCTGATGGAAAAGAGCAGCCAGTGGTTTAGCCTCTTGCCTCGCTTTCCTTGTGACGAGTCCTCGGTTACCTGTAACTTCAGTCCTAcagcctcttcctcctcttcacagACCATAAGCACCAAGTCCCGCTCCTCCTCTCCTAATTCTTTGGCTATAGCCAGCTGCAATCATCCTGCTGTGATCAGTAACCTGCAGCCGTCTGTCCTTGAGGTTGCTCAGTCCCAGTTATTTGAAATCATGCTGTGTTCATTTAGATTATTGCAATGTGTTGAACTTGTTATTCCATATTAGATTTTTACCATATTGCAAAGGCAACTATTGGCCATTGCCTTGTGCATTATGCATGTGTTAGTGGAATGAAAGTATTGTGAACTGATCAGAAATTAAAGTGTGTATTTTTTCCTCTCAGGAAGGAAAGTCTGGCATTCATCAAAGCAGACTCACACAGTGTGGTGTGTCCAGGACAGCGACAAGTCCCAGCCTGCCCTTCCCCAGCACTTTTATACACCCCATTATGAATTTGGCCTCCCGACATACAGAGGGTAATGGGAACAGAGTCGACTTTCTGGCAAATAACCCAGAGGACTCGAGTGACAAGCCCCTTTGTGCATCATTCCTTGCTGTGGAGGTGGCCAAGACCCAAGACTACAGTTGTCCTCAGCCCGTCCCCGAGGGTAAGAATGGCCCGCTGCCAACCCATGCAAGTGAAATATGCTGAACTAAAGATATTCACTGCCCAGACAGCACTGCCTCTGACTTGTACACATCACACACCCTCCCCCATAttgctaaataaatacaacagttATGTGACAATACTTTGTAATCTGTGCTCTGTGTGTTGGCAGACATGCTTCATGGTTGGTGGAAAGTCTCAGACACAGACGAACTGCACAGTCTGGTCAAGGCCCTCAATAGCCGTGGCATCAGAGAAAAGATCTTGCAGAAACAGATCCAAAAACACATGGAGAATATGACACACCTCTGTACCAACTCTAAAGATGGTGCATTCACATTTCCTCTGCTCTCTTTAAGTCAGGATTCAACTGAAATGAGTGCAATGATATACTGAAAAGAAACAATAGTGATCTGACCTTTTGAAATTTGGCACTTGGTCACCTTACAGTTAATAAAAAACACTTGTGTTTTCTGACTTCATAGTGCAGCCAAACAAGATTGGCTAAGCATtaataacaaattattaaaaagctaTATACTGAAAAACCAATCAGGACAAAATAATAAGTTGCTTTCATCTAACAGATGGTAGATTGCTGTAATGTTTGTATTAATCTGTGGTGGCAGGAGTTGAAATGGCAGAGAAGCAAGAAGTCATTCAGAAAATAGTGGAGAGTTGGTGCGTTGAGAAGCAGGCCATGGAAGTAGACATCAGCCTCCTGCAGCAGGTTGAGGATCTAGAGAGAAAAGTCATTTCTTCTAACCTGCAGGTCAAGGTACAGGCAAGGAGCACCTTGCTCTCTCATAGACTTGCActtacattttatgtaatttcaTGAGTGTTACTCTCTATGTTGGCATATGGGTGTTTCTTACTGTGTTGCCAAACAACATGCTGTGATGGCCACATTTCACTGCTGTATCCCTCAGGGTTGGATGCACCCTGAGCCCCACTCAGAGCGGCAGGACTTGGTCTATCATGAGCACAAGCTATTCTCTTCTCAAGCTTCAAATAACAAAGGTCATCCTGGCACAGTGGTGCGTCAGCCAAACAATCCGCTTGATTTAGCTGTCGCCAGACTGACAGAGCTGGAGAAGCACATTGAGCGAAGGTACCTGAAGAGAAACCAGAACTACAGCTAATAACACCCGTGACTTGTTTAGGAAACTGTGTTTCGGTCACTGTGTGCGAAAAGTAACATGATTGCACTTGCAACTACCTTGTTCATATGCTTCACAGTTAATTTTACATGTAACAGCTGCTTAAGACTCTTATGTTTTTCATTGGCTAATGTTACTTGTTGCTGGCTATTATGATTCAGTGAAATAAAGCTACTGACTTTGTATGTGATTACTGTACATCAATGCTGCCAATATCACTTTCTCTGACCCTAAAGAAGTGACGAGGAGGTGGCTGCTGGGTGGAGGATGTGGCATAAAGCCCTCAGTGAAGTCCGTAGCTCAGCTCAGCTGTCACTCTGCATTCAGAAGCTGCAGAAATCTATCGCCTGGGAACGGTCCTTCAGGAAATTGGTTAGTATCATACGTGTATTTAACGACCAATTTGTGGCTCCCCCCTGCATAGTCCCATCTTGATGAAACGATAATTTGTGGCTTCTGATTCcatattcataatttaaaaagtaatacaaaGTTTATTGTTGTAGGCAACCGTTGTAAAGTTGCATATGACACGAAGGGGCAATCGTCAAAACAttaatatcatttaaaaattctGGCAGCACCAAATTGCAGAAATCGCAACATTTGATAATGCACaatgtgtgtttaaagatgTAACAAGATGTACTTTGGTGTGTTACTAGTACTGCCAGCTCTGTCAAACGGGAGATAATGAAGAACTGCTATTACTGTGCGATAGCTGTGACAGAGGCTCCCATACATACTGCCTCAAACCCAAGATCACCACTGTGCCTGATGGTCACTGGTTTTGTCCCACTTGTTTGGCTAAGGTATTCCAACATGCCAAGAGTGTTTATTCACAAAGTAGACACTGTTTTCTTTAGTCTATTAATAAAACCTTGTACGATCTAAGGTGCATAGCACAAAATTGTATCATAGCTGTATCAGGTGTACACAGCCAGACTTCTTTGTGTTCGGTCATTCAGGAAAGTGGTCAGTCCCCTCGGAGTCGAAAGCAACAGAGTCAAACAGCTGGAGGAGGGAAGAAAGGCAGTGAGGTAAAACGAAATGGTAAGCCACCTGTGGTAGGAGAGCTCATCAAAGGGGAAGCTGCCAGCAGCAACGCTGTGCCAAAGAAAGGTACCAAGAAGAGGATAGGAGACGACAACCTGGCCAGCTCCCAGTATGacagctctgtctcctgtgcAAAAAAAGCCAAAGTAGCCAGAGACAGCACAAATGGGCTGGTGACTTGCCGGTAGGTAGGAGTACATTCTGACTGTGATGTATGGACCTACAGTAGAAGCATTCACTTCACCTTTTCTTTCGTTTGAAACAGTACGGTCACTATTCATTCTTAACTCATCTCTGTACAGCCATGAATCCAAACAACTGTTAATTTGTTATATACTGTGTCctgaaatctttatttttaaaacaaatgggAAGGTATGTGTAATGATACTTTAAACAGTACCAGAAACTGATATCATATTTTGCAGTGCAGAGATCTAAGATTTGTTCTCTGCTTGTTCCCTCCAGAATGCTACTGGCTGAGCTCGAGGCTCATCAAGATGCCTGGCCTTTCCTTACACCGGTCAACCACAAAGCTGTACCTGGATACAGGAAGGTTATCAAGAAGCCCATGGACTTCTCCACTATCAGAGAAAAGCTTACCAACAACCAGTATGTGTGTTCTTGCAGCCTAATGTTAATGTGTAAAACCTGTGCGTCTATAGATAATTTACatgtgtggaaaatgtaaaattaaaatcatttctCGTGATTTCAGGTACTTAAGTTTGGAGACTTTCATTGTGGACGTGAACC
It contains:
- the LOC137133427 gene encoding bromodomain adjacent to zinc finger domain protein 2B isoform X3 yields the protein MESGQQLASPSSAPCSLNMMSSSASTYPTPTQTPSNKFNPAPSSTGSSPLTTCDNLLRVMRDEHQNKLGSSNSFPLVSHPTFGFYTSNSSHSGFGGLGNLGLSSLSAHSLFGTFPDWWQPSEASTRAAFFSPLLSLHPVFASTFKSHDPVPLQSLTSVSVGVNRTVNGRSASSSGENSAADTSLFPAKGNQGKTKARSSWSQDLSQKTVQKTKQKKPNKTPIETSSMSGSMSGSQAGSLSASSSDCEESSGDPDDIEEVDSDEDGNDQSNGSDESDSDKEDQVEGLTQNTSESKKKRPSTAVDSHCDRVPLTSSYSFQSSSSTGHLQSTGLSLLNRRTAEEKGQKHTSVIQATGPLDSNNSSALSHRKTFPLLSSTSPKPISFSNSLKHLPPPTSPKHSSHLSQKHSSASSFPKPLNLCSPKNPLTLCSSTKLSSLSSPKPLSLSSLPKPPTMLVSHKPTFLMPSSKHTQPLDSTNESSGHPSDEPVLHINSLNLKTIHSKDSFRQAFPLRPTSQNCNDTNLNHHRNREIHSDVQDAPLALISKPQSQSTNPNRKPLVAATSPPYIVPINLSTGIKELSGSLVSHFKSSSSSGLPHKSRKTKTVHVGKHLCNTFREHVDLVGVSESDIQSSKGSDESLGDDLDDEDDDDIEDEDSGSSLSESESNLESGSDDYIKQDGETEGDGNAKRTPLKLVKSFNTHKYPLNLSANSSLLNLQIIKPPSLPSGLLTPSTLSSSGAFSNHCTPSPSFTFATQSGSGKRRRVTDESVLQLPLKFGWRRETRVRTVASRLQGEVAYFAPCGKKLRQYPDVIKYLLRNGITEISRENFSFSTKIKVGDFYEAREGPEGLQWFLMAEEEIASSIIAMDGRHNRRPKAGHETPGDATGGRQWKDHPHIIAENNFQDVSDAKMLRKLEAQEIARQAAQIKLMRKREKQAMVQAAKEARKQQAIMAAEERRKKREQMKILKQQEKIKRIQQIRIEKERRAQQILEAKRKKKEAAASAKILEAEKRNKEKEMRRLQAVILKHQEVERHRLDMVWERERRRQHMMLMKAVEARKKAEEKERLKKEKKDEKRLNKERKLELKRLELEKAKELKKPNEDMCLADHKPLPLLSHIPGLVLPGSTFSECLMVLQFLHSFGKVLGLDRNSTMLNLSDLQAGLLNIGNSMGKVQDLIVSMLSAAVCDPGIAAGYKNKTSLGDHLTNVKINRDNVSEILQIYMEAHCEQTELVALAHSLRTKPFQAHSPSQKASLLAFLVNELCTSKAVISEIDKNIDHMTSLRKDKWVVEGKLRKLRNIHAKKISKRDCSGGGENSPIFVISTSRNKCKRKEGESEEEEDEDDDSEDQGDDEEDDEEEEEEEEEDSGGKKVKKAEICEEEDDSVHSASVDELEKQIEKTYKSQIRQKLFDSSHSLRSMMLGQDRYKRRYWVLPQCGGIFIEGMESDEGYEEGEKEKKQMKTAQVVRVKEEQLEETRKPVVPIPGQSTVGDITTPERQQDKDSLNLFFQKPDSISKLSKLLEVAKMNQDSNCHNSLNSHSAKVLTTVSSPSYLSSQREIPHSPPSAMSQQELTDKADTFVPLLPSASQLKSSPWTTCSPQYILHEEDLSKILMEKSSQWFSLLPRFPCDESSVTCNFSPTASSSSSQTISTKSRSSSPNSLAIASCNHPAVISNLQPSVLEEGKSGIHQSRLTQCGVSRTATSPSLPFPSTFIHPIMNLASRHTEGNGNRVDFLANNPEDSSDKPLCASFLAVEVAKTQDYSCPQPVPEDMLHGWWKVSDTDELHSLVKALNSRGIREKILQKQIQKHMENMTHLCTNSKDGVEMAEKQEVIQKIVESWCVEKQAMEVDISLLQQVEDLERKVISSNLQVKGWMHPEPHSERQDLVYHEHKLFSSQASNNKGHPGTVVRQPNNPLDLAVARLTELEKHIERRSDEEVAAGWRMWHKALSEVRSSAQLSLCIQKLQKSIAWERSFRKLYCQLCQTGDNEELLLLCDSCDRGSHTYCLKPKITTVPDGHWFCPTCLAKESGQSPRSRKQQSQTAGGGKKGSEVKRNGKPPVVGELIKGEAASSNAVPKKGTKKRIGDDNLASSQYDSSVSCAKKAKVARDSTNGLVTCRMLLAELEAHQDAWPFLTPVNHKAVPGYRKVIKKPMDFSTIREKLTNNQYLSLETFIVDVNLVFDNCERFNEDNSEIGRAGHSMRRFFDKRWTELLK
- the LOC137133427 gene encoding bromodomain adjacent to zinc finger domain protein 2B isoform X1, which translates into the protein MESGQQLASPSSAPCSLNMMSSSASTYPTPTQTPSNKFNPAPSSTGSSPLTTCDNLLRVMRDEHQNKLGSSNSFPLVSHPTFGFYTSNSSHSGFGGLGNLGLSSLSAHSLFGTFPDWWQPSEASTRAAFFSPLLSLHPVFASTFKSHDPVPLQSLTSVSVGVNRTVNGRSASSSGENSAADTSLFPAKGNQGKTKARSSWSQDLSQKTVQKTKQKKPNKTPIETSSMSGSMSGSQAGSLSASSSDCEESSGDPDDIEEVDSDEDGNDQSNGSDESDSDKEDQVEGLTQNTSESKKKRPSTAVDSHCDRVPLTSSYSFQSSSSTGHLQSTGLSLLNRRTAEEKGQKHTSVIQATGPLDSNNSSALSHRKTFPLLSSTSPKPISFSNSLKHLPPPTSPKHSSHLSQKHSSASSFPKPLNLCSPKNPLTLCSSTKLSSLSSPKPLSLSSLPKPPTMLVSHKPTFLMPSSKHTQPLDSTNESSGHPSDEPVLHINSLNLKTIHSKDSFRQAFPLRPTSQNCNDTNLNHHRNREIHSDVQDAPLALISKPQSQSTNPNRKPLVAATSPPYIVPINLSTGIKELSGSLVSHFKSSSSSGLPHKSRKTKTVHVGKHLCNTFREHVDLVGVSESDIQSSKGSDESLGDDLDDEDDDDIEDEDSGSSLSESESNLESGSDDYIKQDGETEGDGNAKRTPLKLVKSFNTHKYPLNLSANSSLLNLQIIKPPSLPSGLLTPSTLSSSGAFSNHCTPSPSFTFATQSGSGKRRRVTDESVLQLPLKFGWRRETRVRTVASRLQGEVAYFAPCGKKLRQYPDVIKYLLRNGITEISRENFSFSTKIKVGDFYEAREGPEGLQWFLMAEEEIASSIIAMDGRHNRRPKAGHETPGDATGGRQWKDHPHIIAENNFQDVSDAKMLRKLEAQEIARQAAQIKLMRKREKQAMVQAAKEARKQQAIMAAEERRKKREQMKILKQQEKIKRIQQIRIEKERRAQQILEAKRKKKEAAASAKILEAEKRNKEKEMRRLQAVILKHQEVERHRLDMVWERERRRQHMMLMKAVEARKKAEEKERLKKEKKDEKRLNKERKLELKRLELEKAKELKKPNEDMCLADHKPLPLLSHIPGLVLPGSTFSECLMVLQFLHSFGKVLGLDRNSTMLNLSDLQAGLLNIGNSMGKVQDLIVSMLSAAVCDPGIAAGYKNKTSLGDHLTNVKINRDNVSEILQIYMEAHCEQTELVALAHSLRTKPFQAHSPSQKASLLAFLVNELCTSKAVISEIDKNIDHMTSLRKDKWVVEGKLRKLRNIHAKKISKRDCSGGGENSPIFVISTSRNKCKRKEGESEEEEDEDDDSEDQGDDEEDDEEEEEEEEEDSGGKKVKKAEICEEEDDSVHSASVDELEKQIEKTYKQQSQIRQKLFDSSHSLRSMMLGQDRYKRRYWVLPQCGGIFIEGMESDEGYEEGEKEKKQMKTAQVVRVKEEQLEETRKPVVPIPGQSTVGDITTPERQQDKDSLNLFFQKPDSISKLSKLLEVAKMNQDSNCHNSLNSHSAKVLTTVSSPSYLSSQREIPHSPPSAMSQQELTDKADTFVPLLPSASQLKSSPWTTCSPQYILHEEDLSKILMEKSSQWFSLLPRFPCDESSVTCNFSPTASSSSSQTISTKSRSSSPNSLAIASCNHPAVISNLQPSVLEEGKSGIHQSRLTQCGVSRTATSPSLPFPSTFIHPIMNLASRHTEGNGNRVDFLANNPEDSSDKPLCASFLAVEVAKTQDYSCPQPVPEDMLHGWWKVSDTDELHSLVKALNSRGIREKILQKQIQKHMENMTHLCTNSKDGVEMAEKQEVIQKIVESWCVEKQAMEVDISLLQQVEDLERKVISSNLQVKGWMHPEPHSERQDLVYHEHKLFSSQASNNKGHPGTVVRQPNNPLDLAVARLTELEKHIERRSDEEVAAGWRMWHKALSEVRSSAQLSLCIQKLQKSIAWERSFRKLYCQLCQTGDNEELLLLCDSCDRGSHTYCLKPKITTVPDGHWFCPTCLAKESGQSPRSRKQQSQTAGGGKKGSEVKRNGKPPVVGELIKGEAASSNAVPKKGTKKRIGDDNLASSQYDSSVSCAKKAKVARDSTNGLVTCRMLLAELEAHQDAWPFLTPVNHKAVPGYRKVIKKPMDFSTIREKLTNNQYLSLETFIVDVNLVFDNCERFNEDNSEIGRAGHSMRRFFDKRWTELLK